CCTTCGTCCAGGCGTGCTTCGAGGCTCTTGTAGAGCTTGATGTCCGAGAACATGTTGGCGGGCATCAGCGTGTAGTTGAACGAGCGCGTCAGGCTGGCCGAGGTATCGGCCGAGGCGACGTAGTTGCCGTTCAACTCGGTGAGCGTCAGTTCGGGCGCGAGGCCGCGGATGCTGACCGTCTTGCCTTCGCCCGATTCGCGGGTAATGACCACGCCAGGCACGTGCGCGAGCGCATCAGCGATGTTCTTCGCCGGGAACTGCGCGATGTTCTGCGCGTTGATCACCTCGACGATGGAATTGGAATCGCGCTTGTCCTGCATGTTCTGGTCGACCGACTGGCGGAAGCTCGTGACGACCACGGTGCCCAGGGTCTTGGCTTCATCGGCCTTGTCCTTGGCGCTCTTCTGGTCCGCCGGCTTGGTCGACTTGGTGGTGTCGGATGCCTGGCCCGACGTCGCCGTCGGAGCTGCAGCAGGCGTCTGCTGGGCGAAGGCGACCGCCGGCATTCCAAGGCAACCGCCGAGGATGGCCATGGTGAGGGCGGCATACAACGGCTTGCGCGATACGTGTGGCAGGTAAGTCATTTGGTTCTCCCCATACTTTTGATGTGCGCCCTTCTACGGTCGGCGCGGTGATCCCCCGTTTGATCACTGCTTCGTATTCATGCCGAAGGCGTCCTCCTGTCCCTAACTTGGATCGATCTAAATTCGTGGTGAACGAAAGGCCTTGCGCGCTCGTTGGTGAACGCTCAATGGCCCGGAGGTGCTGTCGCGAAGAGATGGGATGCGCGCCGTCCGTGAGTGGCGGCGTGATAGGTATTGCGCTTCGACGGGACGCTGTTGCACCTGGCGGGCGCGTGGGCCGAATGTCGAGGCGAGCGGTGCGATCGATGTTGCGATGGCCGGGCGCGCGACAAGCCCGGTTTCCATTTGCTTTCGCTCGCTGCAGGGCTGGCCGTACTGCCGGGGCGGCAAGACCCCGCGCGGCAGCGCACGCCAGTCCCCACAGACGTGGCTGCGCGTGCCGCGCGAGGATGCACGATGAATGGAACGCGGGCGAGTTTTGGTTTCATGCGGCGGCTTCCCAACTCCACATCAACCTGTCCGGCACGAAGCGGCGAGACCGGTGCAGCGCTTGCGCGTGCTCCGTGCTCTGCCTCGTACGATCCTTTAGATCCCTCCCGCCCGGGTGCTTGTTTTCACCCTGGGTTTGGATCGATCTAAACCCCTTCGGCGCAAATTAAGACGCCGAACGCGCAAGCTGTCACGCTGCGCCGCAATAACGCGGCTTCTATCGCATGGGCTTCGCATCGGTGGCGCTCCCAAAATGCACGCCGTGATCGCCGGCTTCTTTAGCGGCGGTTGGCTGTAGGGGAGGTAAGCGGGCTCGTCCTTCCCGTCCAGAAGTGCGTAGCCGCGCCTCGTTCGTCGGCCGGAACCACTTCACGTGTGCGGTGGACCAGGGCGTTTTCATGGAGGTCGCCCGGACAGGACGAGCCGCATTCGTCCACTTCATCGATGGCCCGCGTACGCGTCACGGAATCGCTTCGATGGGCTTGCATATTTGTCTGACAATCGGACAACCTAAAAGAACGGCGGTGAACAAACCGCCACTCGCGAGGCCGATGAGGGAAGGGCGGATGACGGGGATCAAGGTTCGGAATGCGGGCGTTTGGATGGCCATGGCTGGCGCCATGGGCTTCGCCGCGATGGCGATGGCGGCGCCGGATCAGGCGGCCGTCTGGAATGGCAAGGCGGCGCCATTGGCGACGCCATGGACAGCCGACGTGTCGCCCGAGCACGCGTTGCCCGATTACCCACGGCCACAACTGGCGCGACCGTCGTTGGAGCATCCGCAGTGGATGAGCCTCAACGGCTTGTGGCAATTCGCCTCCAGCGACAGCCTCGGCATGCCACCGTTCGGCCAGGCGCTGAAGGGCCAGGTGCTGGTGCCGTATCCGGTCGAGTCGGTGCTCTCGGGCGTGCAGAAGCATTCGGACTTCATGCTCTATCGTCGACTGGTGGACGTGCCCGCTGCGTTCGTCTCGCACGGCCAGCATGTGCGCCTGAACTTCGGTGCGGTGGCGCAGGACGCGACGGTCTACGTCAATGGCACGCAGGTGGCGCATCATTCAGGCGGCTATACGTCCTTCGGTGCGGACATTACCTCGGCGCTGCGACCGCAGGGACCGCAGGAGATCGTGGTCGCGGTGCACGCGCCGGTGGATGGCGCCAACGTGATGGTCGGCAAGCAGCGGTTGAAGCCTGAAGGCATCTTCTACACCGCCGCTTCCGGCATCTGGCAGTCCGTGTGGCTGGAACCGGTGGCGGCCACGAGCATCGCGCAGCTGGATTTCACGGCAGCGCGCAGCCTGGATGCGTTCACGGTCACGTCGAAGATAGACGGCCATCGCGATGGCGCCACGCTGCATGTCACGGCCTACGCCGATGGCAAGGCGGTGGGCGAGGCAAGCGGGCCGGCAGGTCAGCCGCTGCACCTGGCCATTGCGCATCCGCATACGTGGAGCCCCGAGGATCCTTTCCTGTACACGTTCAAGGCCACGCTTACGCACGGCGATCAACGCGATGAGGTGACCAGCTATGCGGGCCTTCGCACCATCGCCATCGCCAAGGTGGGCGGGCGCAACCGCATCGTACTGAACGGCAAGCCGACCTTCCTGCTCGCCACGCTCGACCAGGGCTATTGGCCGGACGGCATCTACACCGCGCCTACCGATGCCGCGCTCAAGTTCGACATCCAGAAGACCAAGGACCTGGGTTTCAACACCATCCGCAAGCACATCAAGGTGGAACCGGCGCGCTGGTATTACTGGGCCGATCGCATCGGCCTGATGGTGTGGCAGGACATGCCTGCGCTGCCGAACGGCCACAACGAAAAGCTCAGCGACGCCGACAAGGCCGGCTTCCGCTCGGATGTGTCGGCGATCGTCGAGCAGCTCAAGGGTGAAACGTCGATCATCGGCTGGATTCCGTTCAACGAGGGCTGGGGCCAGTGGAGCATTCCGGCCGCGGCCGAGCTGGCAGCACAGATCAAGCAGCTCGATCCTTCGCGCCTGGTGGACGCCCGCAGCGGCGCGAACTGCTGCGACACCAAGGGCGACCCACATGCCGGCGACGTCATCGACGTGCACGACTACCAGGGCCCCGGCTTGCCGAGTCCAGACGCGACGCGCGCGGCCATCGACGGCGAGCACGGCGGCCTGACGTTGGGCGTCGAGGGCCACGTATGGCCCAATACGCCGATCAACCCCTATGGTGCGGTGAAGGACCGCGACGCCTTGAATGCCGGTTACGTCGCCAATACCGCCGTACTGCGCGACAAGGGCGTACCCAAGGGCATGTCGGGCAGCGTGTACACGCAGATCACCGATGTCGAAGGCGAGCACAACGGCCTCTACACTTACGACCGCAAGGTAGAGAAAGTGGATGAAGCCCAGGTGCGCGCGATCAATGAGGCGACGATACGGGCGGGTGCGCAGCCCTGAGTGGTCGACGGTAGCTGCGCGGGGAATCGACAGGAAGAAGCCGCGATGCCGTGCCATGCCCATCGACGAATCTCCTGGCCGGGCACGCCGGTGGCGAGGTCGTTCTTCGAGCGGCCTTCCATCGCGGTTGCGCCTCAATTGCTCAACAAGATCCTGGCCCGGGCGGACGGCCGGGCGGGAAGGATCGTGGAGGTCGAGGCGTATGCCGGCTCCATTGATCCCGCGGCGCATACCTTTCGCGGCAAGACCACGAGAAACGCCGTGATGTTTGGCCCTCCCGGGCATTTGTACGTCTATTTCACCTACGGCATGCATTGGTGCTGCAACTGCGTATGCAGTCCGGCAGGTGAGGGCGTGCTTATCCGTGCGCTCGAGCCCATGCATGGCCTGGAACTGATGCAGGAAGCGCGACCCGGGGGCACGGCGCATCGCGATCTATGCCGCGGGCCAGGACGCCTGACCCAGGCGCTGGGCATTACCGGCGCGCAGAACGGCATCGACCTGATACGCGCGCTCGATGGTTTTGCGATCCTGGACGATGGCGTCGCGCCGCCGGCGGGCGTGAGTGGCACGCCCCGCATCGGGATCCGGGTGGGCGTCGATCTGCCGTGGCGTTGGCGGGTGCCGAACAGTCGCTACGTCTCCGGCCCGGTAGCCAAAGGTTGATGCCGGCAAGCCGTCGAACGAAAGCAGGCGCCTGTCACGCGGGGACAAGGAAAGGCCACGCATGCAGCCTCTCATCTCGTCCTGTCGTTACACGATGCGAACCTGGTTGACGTTGTTCTTGGGATCCATCCAGAACGCTTCGTTCGCAAAGCGCCCGAAGATCTCGCGCGGCAGGATCGGTTGGCGGTCGACGGCCTCCACCTTCGGTCGCACCGAATGCAGGCCGGGCATGCCTACGCGCGCATCGAATTCATCCGCGTGGTATTCGATGTGGTCGAAATCGTGTTCGAACCATGGCTCGCCGAGGAACTGATAGACCGCGCGCACAGCCTTCGCCGGATCGCTCACCAGGCTTTCGTAGGTCAGCATCAGCAGGTGGTCTTGCGCGTACGGACCATAGAAGGCTTCCTTGGTGGCCTGGTAGGCGAACCCCACCATGCCGCGTGGATCGGTCATGGCCTCGACGCGCGAATACACCGTCGTATTGGTGTCGAAACGAAACACCTTGCTGACGCTCACCGGCTGCCGGCGCACGAGTCGTTCCATGCTGTCCAGCACCCAGGCCAGGTGGCGCACGCAGGCAATGACCTTCACGCCCGGGAACAGCGTGTCGAGCAATTGCATCCGGCTGCACCACAGCCGGCTGGTGTCGAATACCACGTCGGCAGCGGCTCCGACGGAATAGAAGTTCTCCACCAGGCCGCGCAGCAGGGCAATGCGTTGCTCGTCGGACACGTCGAAGGAAAAATCGTTCTTGCTGCTCGCCTCGGCGATCACCACGCCCATGATGTCCGCGAGCGGACTGGTCATGCCGGCGCGAAAACGCGGGTTCTGGTTGAGGATGGCGGCCAGCAGCGTGGTGCCGGAGCGCGGCAGCCCGGAAATGAAATGGAATTTCCTCAGCGGCGTGCTGGCGTCTGGCATGGGGCAGCTCCTCTCGTTCGGTGACGTGGATGGCGGTAGGCGCGAAGCTCAGGGCGCAGGTGCCGTGGACGCCCGCATGCGCATTTCATAACCCACTTCGACCATGCGCGCCTCGCCCTTGCCGAGTATGCGCACCAGCAGCTCGTCGGTGGCGCGCCGGCCCATGTCGCGGACGGGCTGGTGCACGGTGGTCAGTGGCGGCCACACCTGCGTCGCGATGGTGGTGTCGTCGAAGCCGCAAATGGATATCTCGGCCGGAACGGATACACCCGCTTCCGCGGCGGCCCAGATGGCGCCGACGGCCATGTCGTCGTCGGCCGCGAAGATGGCGGTCGGCCGGCGTTTCAGCGCGAGCAGCCGGCGAGCCGCGGCCACCCCCGATTCGAAGGAAAACTGGCCCTGCACCATGTAGGCGGGGTCTTCCTTGAGCCCCGCACGCTTGAGGCCGTCGCGATAGCCGGCGAGGCGCCAGATGCCTGCGCCGTGCTTGGGGTCGCCGATGATGTGGGCGATGCGGCGATGACCCAGCGCGGCGAGGTGGTCCACCATCGCCGCGGCCGCTTCGCGTTCCCGCAGCATCACGCCGATGCAGCCCTTGGGTTGGCGCGGTGCGATGGAGGCGAAGGGAAGATCGTTCTTGCGCAGGTGCTCGAGCAGTTTCGCGTGGTCGGTGATGGGGGGCGTGAGAATCAAACCGTCGGGTCGGTGCCGTGACAGGATGCCCTCGACGCGTTCCACGAAATCCGGCGCCGTCGAGACCAGCGGCTGCACCATCATGCTGTACTGGTTCGCTTCGCACGCCTCCAGTACGCCAGCCTGGACTTCCATGATGTAGCTTGGCGAAAGATTGTCGTAGAGCAGGCCGATCGAAAAGGAACGATTCGTCGCCAGGCTGCGCGCCGAGGTCAGTGGCCGGTAGTTGAGCTCCGCCACCGCCGCAAGCACGCGGTCGCGCACCTCATCGCGCACGTTCGGCTCGTTGTTGAGCACCCGCGACACGGTCTTCTTCGAGGTGCTCGACGCGCGGGCGACGTCGTTGATGGTCACGCGAGACATGGAAGCCTTTGCATCTTCAATGGACGGTGTCCTGCGTGACGGCTGCCGGGACGGTTCGGGCGGGAACGTTCCATCCACTCACTTCGACCACGGGTTCGGCGGTTCCCTGCATGGCGTAACGCGCCGTGAGCGTGATCGACTCCCCGGGCCAGAGCGTCACGTCATTGTCGGTCCAGCGTATCGGCAGCGCAAGATCGCCGTGGGCGCCGCGATGGATCGAGACATGCTGGAACAGGGCGACGGCTTTCGACGCTGCCGGTACCGACAGCGTGACCGTCGTGACTTCGTCATGTCCTTCATGCCGCGTCGTGGCGTGGATGTCGCTCGTCGCGACTGGCAGCGAGCGCAGCGCCGTAAGGTCGGCGTACTGCGTCAACGGCGTGAGGTACCAGTTCGAGTTCG
The window above is part of the Dyella jiangningensis genome. Proteins encoded here:
- a CDS encoding glycoside hydrolase family 2 protein, coding for MAGAMGFAAMAMAAPDQAAVWNGKAAPLATPWTADVSPEHALPDYPRPQLARPSLEHPQWMSLNGLWQFASSDSLGMPPFGQALKGQVLVPYPVESVLSGVQKHSDFMLYRRLVDVPAAFVSHGQHVRLNFGAVAQDATVYVNGTQVAHHSGGYTSFGADITSALRPQGPQEIVVAVHAPVDGANVMVGKQRLKPEGIFYTAASGIWQSVWLEPVAATSIAQLDFTAARSLDAFTVTSKIDGHRDGATLHVTAYADGKAVGEASGPAGQPLHLAIAHPHTWSPEDPFLYTFKATLTHGDQRDEVTSYAGLRTIAIAKVGGRNRIVLNGKPTFLLATLDQGYWPDGIYTAPTDAALKFDIQKTKDLGFNTIRKHIKVEPARWYYWADRIGLMVWQDMPALPNGHNEKLSDADKAGFRSDVSAIVEQLKGETSIIGWIPFNEGWGQWSIPAAAELAAQIKQLDPSRLVDARSGANCCDTKGDPHAGDVIDVHDYQGPGLPSPDATRAAIDGEHGGLTLGVEGHVWPNTPINPYGAVKDRDALNAGYVANTAVLRDKGVPKGMSGSVYTQITDVEGEHNGLYTYDRKVEKVDEAQVRAINEATIRAGAQP
- a CDS encoding DNA-3-methyladenine glycosylase, producing MPCHAHRRISWPGTPVARSFFERPSIAVAPQLLNKILARADGRAGRIVEVEAYAGSIDPAAHTFRGKTTRNAVMFGPPGHLYVYFTYGMHWCCNCVCSPAGEGVLIRALEPMHGLELMQEARPGGTAHRDLCRGPGRLTQALGITGAQNGIDLIRALDGFAILDDGVAPPAGVSGTPRIGIRVGVDLPWRWRVPNSRYVSGPVAKG
- a CDS encoding sulfotransferase family protein gives rise to the protein MPDASTPLRKFHFISGLPRSGTTLLAAILNQNPRFRAGMTSPLADIMGVVIAEASSKNDFSFDVSDEQRIALLRGLVENFYSVGAAADVVFDTSRLWCSRMQLLDTLFPGVKVIACVRHLAWVLDSMERLVRRQPVSVSKVFRFDTNTTVYSRVEAMTDPRGMVGFAYQATKEAFYGPYAQDHLLMLTYESLVSDPAKAVRAVYQFLGEPWFEHDFDHIEYHADEFDARVGMPGLHSVRPKVEAVDRQPILPREIFGRFANEAFWMDPKNNVNQVRIV
- a CDS encoding LacI family DNA-binding transcriptional regulator, producing MSRVTINDVARASSTSKKTVSRVLNNEPNVRDEVRDRVLAAVAELNYRPLTSARSLATNRSFSIGLLYDNLSPSYIMEVQAGVLEACEANQYSMMVQPLVSTAPDFVERVEGILSRHRPDGLILTPPITDHAKLLEHLRKNDLPFASIAPRQPKGCIGVMLREREAAAAMVDHLAALGHRRIAHIIGDPKHGAGIWRLAGYRDGLKRAGLKEDPAYMVQGQFSFESGVAAARRLLALKRRPTAIFAADDDMAVGAIWAAAEAGVSVPAEISICGFDDTTIATQVWPPLTTVHQPVRDMGRRATDELLVRILGKGEARMVEVGYEMRMRASTAPAP